A genomic region of Haliotis asinina isolate JCU_RB_2024 chromosome 1, JCU_Hal_asi_v2, whole genome shotgun sequence contains the following coding sequences:
- the LOC137257865 gene encoding INO80 complex subunit B-like isoform X2 → MPEELEFSSPPPSTGGFKPAIKLKLKLGNETMGTKSFTSTIEQPALPSTISGATAGLPPEEAYVNVTDEPWVAATSAIAAGDDDDTFKTKKPGDETSDEEKAWLDALEAGKLDDFEERQKHKDPKLLTARQRALIHGKQEEELMQLPSGYKNIQLTEEQLQRRQQRAKKRRQQAHEKREKDKKQTLDRLLKKQESKQKGPRGRGSKRTNIPRYHYSSISESITISVPVGFNFPFPAQTAKEIQKMTKCSVRGCSNHKKYSCSKTGVALCSLECYKTNLALQSQASLVPPT, encoded by the exons ATGCCAGAAGAGTTGGAGTTCAGCTCACCACCACCAAGCACAGGGGGCTTCAAGCCTGCCATTAAGCTAAAGCTGAAGTTGGGAAATGAAACCATGGGAACAAAGAG TTTCACTTCCACCATAGAGCAACCTGCTTTGCCCAGCACCATATCAGGAGCTACAGCAGGGCTGCCTCCTGAGGAGGCCTACGTCAATGTAACCGATGAACCATGGGTAG CTGCAACTAGTGCGATAGCAGCAGGAGATGATGATGACACATTCAAAACCAAGAAGCCAGGGGATGAGACATCCGACGAGGAGAAGGCATGGCTCGATGCTCTAGAAGCAGGCAAACTGGATGACTTTGAAGAGAGACAGAAACATAAAGACCCCAAGCTCCTCACAGCAAGACAG AGGGCTCTGATCCATGGAAAACAAGAGGAGGAACTGATGCAGCTGCCATCGG GTTACAAGAATATCCAGCTGACAGAGGAACAGCTTCAGAGACGTCAACAGCGAGCAAAGAAGAGACGTCAGCAAGCTCATGAGAAGAGGGAAAAGGATAAG AAACAAACACTTGACAGATTACTGAAGAAACAAGAGTCGAAGCAAAAGGGACCCAGG GGTCGTGGCTCCAAGCGTACCAACATCCCACGCTACCACTACTCCAGCATCAGTGAGAGCATCACCATCTCTGTACCTGTCGGCTTCAACTTCCCCTTCCCAGCACAAACTGCTAAAGA AATCCAGAAGATGACGAAGTGCAGTGTGAGAGGTTGCAGCAATCACAAGAAGTATTCATGTTCCAAGACTGGTGTAGCACTGTGTAGCCTGGAGTGCTACAAAACTAACCTTGCACTACAGAGCCAGGCCAGTTTGGTGCCACCGACATGA
- the LOC137257865 gene encoding INO80 complex subunit B-like isoform X1: MGKKKEHFGSNEDESISESPGSSHKKHKKRKKKHKKRRDSMPEELEFSSPPPSTGGFKPAIKLKLKLGNETMGTKSFTSTIEQPALPSTISGATAGLPPEEAYVNVTDEPWVAATSAIAAGDDDDTFKTKKPGDETSDEEKAWLDALEAGKLDDFEERQKHKDPKLLTARQRALIHGKQEEELMQLPSGYKNIQLTEEQLQRRQQRAKKRRQQAHEKREKDKKQTLDRLLKKQESKQKGPRGRGSKRTNIPRYHYSSISESITISVPVGFNFPFPAQTAKEIQKMTKCSVRGCSNHKKYSCSKTGVALCSLECYKTNLALQSQASLVPPT; encoded by the exons ATGGGGAAAAAGAAAGAACATTTTGGAAGTAACGAAGATGAGAGTATATCAG AATCTCCAGGCAGCAGTCACAAGAAACataaaaaaaggaaaaagaaacacaagaagCGTCGTGACAGTATGCCAGAAGAGTTGGAGTTCAGCTCACCACCACCAAGCACAGGGGGCTTCAAGCCTGCCATTAAGCTAAAGCTGAAGTTGGGAAATGAAACCATGGGAACAAAGAG TTTCACTTCCACCATAGAGCAACCTGCTTTGCCCAGCACCATATCAGGAGCTACAGCAGGGCTGCCTCCTGAGGAGGCCTACGTCAATGTAACCGATGAACCATGGGTAG CTGCAACTAGTGCGATAGCAGCAGGAGATGATGATGACACATTCAAAACCAAGAAGCCAGGGGATGAGACATCCGACGAGGAGAAGGCATGGCTCGATGCTCTAGAAGCAGGCAAACTGGATGACTTTGAAGAGAGACAGAAACATAAAGACCCCAAGCTCCTCACAGCAAGACAG AGGGCTCTGATCCATGGAAAACAAGAGGAGGAACTGATGCAGCTGCCATCGG GTTACAAGAATATCCAGCTGACAGAGGAACAGCTTCAGAGACGTCAACAGCGAGCAAAGAAGAGACGTCAGCAAGCTCATGAGAAGAGGGAAAAGGATAAG AAACAAACACTTGACAGATTACTGAAGAAACAAGAGTCGAAGCAAAAGGGACCCAGG GGTCGTGGCTCCAAGCGTACCAACATCCCACGCTACCACTACTCCAGCATCAGTGAGAGCATCACCATCTCTGTACCTGTCGGCTTCAACTTCCCCTTCCCAGCACAAACTGCTAAAGA AATCCAGAAGATGACGAAGTGCAGTGTGAGAGGTTGCAGCAATCACAAGAAGTATTCATGTTCCAAGACTGGTGTAGCACTGTGTAGCCTGGAGTGCTACAAAACTAACCTTGCACTACAGAGCCAGGCCAGTTTGGTGCCACCGACATGA